The Gemmatimonadota bacterium genome has a segment encoding these proteins:
- a CDS encoding protein kinase: MTARELRPGTLLATRYEIVERLGSGGFGSTFRARDRSRFDADCVVKELLSARQENDTARRLFEREARVLLELRHPQIPTLHAYFEEGGRFYLVQDFVDGETLDERLRRDTRLPEVEVRRIVGSLLDVLEYLHGRTPPVIHRDIKPANIMLGADGAVFLIDFGAVREAIGGGEDQGTAIGTAGYTPREQAVGRPRPSSDLYALGATALESVTGLHPLEWHSARTGKLDWKGRVSCSDEFERFLDGMLAEVQERFDTAARARAALRGGVPPVAAVPETRETTPAPPAAGRRTLQIVGVVALLATAVLALVRPWSRTEGNTAARDTPTSAATALPPPGDTAPAAGPSATATSDPPPVQAPAPRPDPARPASPPPGGNTGGRVLVAPPPADSTPAPPAPSAELREACARLLERISLGERLSDAETDKLKKECRSGTS, encoded by the coding sequence GTGACAGCACGAGAGCTTCGGCCCGGAACCCTCCTGGCCACGCGATACGAGATCGTCGAGCGCCTCGGGTCGGGCGGGTTCGGCTCGACCTTTCGTGCTCGCGATCGTTCGCGCTTTGACGCCGACTGCGTCGTGAAGGAGCTGCTTTCCGCGCGACAGGAGAACGACACCGCGCGTCGACTCTTCGAGCGCGAAGCTCGGGTGCTCCTGGAGCTTCGGCATCCGCAGATCCCGACGCTGCACGCCTACTTCGAGGAGGGCGGTCGCTTTTATCTCGTCCAGGATTTTGTGGATGGGGAAACGCTGGACGAACGGCTGCGTCGGGACACGCGCCTGCCGGAAGTCGAAGTGCGACGCATCGTGGGAAGTTTGTTGGACGTGCTGGAGTACCTGCACGGCCGCACGCCGCCAGTGATCCATCGGGACATCAAGCCAGCGAACATCATGCTGGGTGCCGATGGTGCCGTCTTCCTGATTGACTTCGGCGCCGTGCGAGAAGCGATCGGCGGCGGCGAGGACCAGGGCACCGCGATCGGCACGGCGGGATACACTCCGCGCGAACAAGCCGTGGGGCGCCCTCGCCCATCGAGCGACCTCTATGCCCTCGGAGCGACCGCGCTGGAATCAGTGACCGGGCTTCATCCGCTGGAATGGCACTCCGCGCGCACGGGCAAGTTGGACTGGAAGGGACGTGTCTCGTGCTCGGACGAGTTTGAGCGCTTTCTCGATGGGATGCTCGCCGAGGTGCAGGAGCGCTTCGATACCGCGGCCCGCGCCCGCGCAGCGCTCCGCGGCGGCGTGCCCCCGGTCGCCGCGGTACCGGAGACGCGCGAGACCACCCCGGCACCACCGGCGGCCGGCCGCCGCACGCTGCAAATAGTTGGGGTCGTCGCCCTCCTCGCCACCGCTGTCCTCGCGTTGGTCAGGCCATGGTCGCGAACGGAAGGGAACACAGCGGCTCGGGATACGCCGACCAGCGCCGCGACCGCGTTGCCGCCGCCTGGCGATACCGCTCCTGCGGCGGGACCGAGCGCTACGGCCACGTCCGACCCGCCGCCGGTCCAGGCGCCAGCGCCGCGTCCAGATCCTGCGCGGCCCGCGTCACCCCCGCCCGGCGGCAACACCGGCGGCCGCGTGTTGGTGGCACCCCCCCCAGCCGATTCGACTCCAGCGCCCCCTGCGCCGTCGGCGGAACTGCGCGAAGCGTGCGCGCGCTTGCTCGAGCGCATCAGCCTTGGCGAACGCCTCTCGGACGCCGAAACAGACAAACTCAAGAAAGAATGTCGCAGCGGAACGTCGTAA
- a CDS encoding sigma-70 family RNA polymerase sigma factor, which produces MTNASELDLVVHTLTLDELLAGVRAGGRSHVGELHRRFGPDILRRLQAEDSTVTAAEILSDVFMRLPHALASYEDHGKFEAWLYVMAKHALADKRRKRRRLPDQMPSGGFEVADTGRPGRTWERNEVIDRLAACLAERPRDVWLRNLQGFTDQETAAYLGITANNVAQILFRARARIRAEAAAIGLTPSDLTHPPE; this is translated from the coding sequence GTGACCAACGCGTCCGAGTTGGACCTCGTCGTGCACACCCTGACCCTGGACGAACTCCTCGCTGGAGTCCGTGCCGGCGGACGGAGCCATGTCGGGGAGCTGCATCGTCGGTTTGGACCAGACATCCTCCGACGCCTACAGGCCGAGGATTCCACCGTGACGGCGGCCGAGATCCTGTCCGATGTGTTCATGCGACTCCCGCATGCCCTCGCCTCGTATGAGGACCACGGGAAGTTCGAGGCCTGGCTGTACGTGATGGCCAAGCATGCGCTGGCTGACAAGCGCCGCAAGCGACGCCGCCTGCCGGACCAGATGCCGTCCGGGGGCTTTGAGGTTGCAGACACCGGCCGCCCGGGCCGCACCTGGGAACGGAACGAGGTCATCGATAGGCTGGCGGCCTGCCTCGCCGAGCGGCCGCGCGACGTGTGGCTGCGCAACCTCCAGGGTTTCACGGACCAGGAGACCGCCGCCTACCTCGGCATCACCGCCAACAACGTCGCGCAAATCCTGTTTCGGGCCCGGGCGCGAATCCGCGCCGAAGCGGCGGCCATCGGGTTGACCCCGTCCGACCTCACCCACCCTCCCGAGTAG
- a CDS encoding protein kinase translates to MNLSPDDWALVERLFHDVVDLSPDARRARLEEVARGTPAVSEAVRRLLEAESTLDLDVSLQPEISALLAPAGPTDLPTTPFGPYRVIGWLGDGGMGVVYLARRDDVGAEVALKVLWDAPLSPLRRARFADEQRILATLRHPGIVALYDAGQTDDGTPWFAMEHVDGTSLTHHCETRAASVRQRLLLFREVCVAVRAAHERLVVHGDLKPANILVNREGRVRLLDFGIASRLDTTDTAVMLRHLTPAYAAPERRAGEAGSVSGDVFALGIILVELLTGRRPSRPVERADLPPAPGEDLVDLAHMCRTATAGRADARYPSVEALLRELERYLAGQPLERAPARPAYRFRKFVRRHRTVVAAGALVATAAATGLVLHNRALTGARDAALLEVERTTRLRQFLENLFQGGQAPEASDSIRVATLVANGIREARALTMDPGMQMELLESLAIVSEGMAQYPRADSLIREALAQGVQLYGASDPRTLQARVRAARLLILRDSSASAERVLREVIATVRPGDQGHPAHAEAWLELGKLLRVVGRAAEGTDALRRAVAVRHARDTLSLGFVEALRELGNAAGAGGQLALADTAWTRALPIARRLMGPTHPQVAFLQANLGNTASQRGDLAAAARYLRASVEALRAWYGDDHYLVAAAQYVLVQTLVRQSALPEADSLIARVIDVYGRTPLLGPNSPNYALAIGLRGTVRDRTGDPRGARDDYNTAASLLRRAWGVTHRDVLNFEANAARTLATEGRADTAVRALTRISARADSALGARSLHPAQLRLHLAGAHLAAREYEAVVAVTLPALAIVDSILGGVTAATAPARETLAAAFDSLGDTTRARLTRQQLAALRRPE, encoded by the coding sequence ATGAACCTGTCGCCCGACGATTGGGCCCTGGTCGAGCGGCTGTTCCACGACGTCGTGGACCTGTCACCCGATGCCCGCCGAGCCCGCCTCGAGGAGGTCGCGCGCGGAACCCCGGCAGTCAGTGAAGCCGTGCGGCGACTCCTCGAAGCCGAGTCCACGTTGGACCTCGATGTTTCGCTGCAACCTGAGATCTCGGCCCTTCTCGCACCCGCCGGGCCAACGGACCTTCCGACCACCCCATTCGGACCGTATCGAGTCATCGGTTGGCTCGGCGATGGCGGGATGGGAGTTGTCTATCTCGCCCGTCGGGACGACGTGGGCGCCGAAGTCGCCCTCAAGGTCCTCTGGGATGCGCCGCTCAGCCCGTTGCGACGCGCCCGGTTTGCCGACGAGCAACGCATCCTCGCCACCCTGCGACATCCGGGGATCGTGGCGCTGTACGACGCCGGGCAGACCGACGACGGCACTCCCTGGTTTGCGATGGAGCATGTCGATGGGACATCCCTCACGCACCACTGCGAGACGCGCGCGGCCTCCGTGCGCCAACGCCTCCTCCTGTTCCGCGAGGTGTGCGTGGCGGTTCGTGCGGCCCATGAACGCCTCGTCGTGCACGGCGACCTCAAGCCGGCCAACATCCTCGTGAACCGGGAGGGACGCGTCCGCCTGCTGGATTTCGGGATCGCATCACGGCTCGACACGACCGACACGGCGGTGATGCTGCGCCACCTCACGCCCGCCTATGCGGCTCCCGAACGACGCGCCGGCGAGGCGGGCTCCGTGTCTGGTGATGTCTTCGCCCTCGGTATCATCCTGGTCGAACTCCTTACGGGGCGTCGGCCCAGCAGACCGGTGGAGCGCGCGGACCTCCCACCGGCCCCCGGCGAGGATCTGGTGGACCTCGCCCACATGTGCCGGACCGCCACCGCGGGACGCGCCGACGCGCGATACCCCTCGGTCGAGGCGCTGCTCCGCGAACTGGAGCGCTACCTCGCCGGGCAGCCACTCGAACGTGCGCCCGCGCGCCCCGCGTACCGCTTTCGGAAATTTGTCCGCCGTCACCGAACGGTGGTGGCCGCCGGTGCCCTCGTGGCCACGGCCGCAGCGACCGGGCTGGTCCTGCACAATCGGGCCCTCACCGGTGCGCGGGATGCCGCCCTCCTCGAGGTCGAGCGCACCACGCGGCTGCGCCAGTTCCTGGAGAATCTCTTCCAGGGAGGGCAAGCCCCGGAAGCGTCCGACTCCATCCGCGTCGCCACCCTCGTCGCGAACGGCATCCGCGAGGCACGTGCCCTCACCATGGATCCGGGCATGCAGATGGAACTGCTCGAGTCGCTGGCCATTGTCTCCGAAGGGATGGCGCAGTACCCGCGCGCGGATTCGCTCATCCGCGAGGCGTTGGCGCAGGGCGTGCAACTCTACGGGGCATCCGACCCCCGCACCTTGCAGGCGCGGGTGCGTGCCGCCCGGTTGCTCATCTTGCGCGACAGCAGTGCGAGCGCCGAGCGCGTCCTGCGCGAGGTGATCGCCACCGTTCGCCCCGGGGACCAGGGGCATCCGGCCCACGCCGAGGCGTGGCTCGAACTCGGCAAGCTGCTGCGCGTAGTTGGTCGGGCGGCCGAGGGCACCGACGCCCTGCGACGCGCCGTCGCGGTTCGTCATGCGCGCGACACCCTGTCCCTCGGGTTCGTCGAGGCGCTCCGCGAGCTGGGCAATGCCGCGGGCGCCGGGGGCCAGCTCGCACTCGCCGACACGGCCTGGACCCGGGCGCTCCCGATCGCGCGTCGGCTCATGGGCCCTACACATCCGCAGGTGGCCTTTCTGCAGGCCAATCTCGGCAATACCGCGTCGCAACGCGGTGATCTGGCCGCCGCCGCGCGATACCTCCGGGCGTCGGTGGAGGCGTTGCGCGCCTGGTACGGCGACGACCACTACCTGGTGGCAGCCGCCCAGTATGTCCTCGTGCAGACGCTCGTCCGACAGTCGGCACTCCCCGAGGCGGACTCGCTCATCGCCCGCGTGATCGACGTCTATGGCCGCACGCCACTCCTGGGACCAAACAGCCCGAACTACGCCCTGGCGATTGGCTTGCGGGGCACCGTCCGCGACCGCACCGGTGACCCGCGAGGGGCCCGTGACGACTACAACACAGCGGCATCCCTCCTGCGCCGCGCGTGGGGCGTGACCCACAGGGACGTCCTGAACTTCGAGGCCAACGCCGCGCGCACGCTCGCCACCGAAGGCCGCGCCGACACCGCCGTCCGCGCGCTCACCCGAATCTCTGCCCGCGCCGACTCCGCGCTGGGCGCTCGCAGCCTCCACCCGGCCCAGCTCCGACTGCACCTCGCCGGCGCGCACCTCGCCGCACGAGAGTACGAGGCCGTCGTGGCCGTCACCCTGCCGGCGTTGGCGATCGTGGACTCCATCCTCGGGGGCGTCACTGCGGCGACCGCCCCGGCGCGCGAGACGCTGGCCGCCGCGTTTGACTCGCTGGGCGACACGACCCGCGCTCGGCTCACCAGGCAGCAACTGGCCGCGCTCCGGCGCCCCGAGTAG
- a CDS encoding sigma-70 family RNA polymerase sigma factor: MALPTGAHETVESASEGDAPAGPQAIDELYSLAYDELRRLAGAVKHGDPFATVTTTALVNEAWLKLAASPHFRVVDHSHFKHIVVRAMRQVLVDSARRRRAGKRAGIHVPLDDSLPLPQDPEDRVLAIDAALQKLSTLSERQARMVEARFFGGLDVPATAQLLNVSEATIQRDWRLARAWLAVELADAGRQP, encoded by the coding sequence TTGGCCCTTCCCACGGGAGCACACGAGACGGTGGAGTCGGCATCGGAAGGGGACGCCCCGGCGGGACCGCAGGCCATCGACGAGCTCTACAGCCTCGCCTACGACGAGCTGCGGCGGCTGGCAGGCGCGGTGAAACACGGCGACCCGTTCGCCACGGTGACCACCACCGCCCTGGTCAATGAAGCCTGGCTCAAGCTGGCCGCCTCCCCGCACTTCCGCGTCGTGGACCACAGCCACTTCAAGCACATTGTCGTCCGCGCCATGCGCCAGGTGCTGGTGGATTCCGCGCGCCGTCGACGGGCCGGCAAGCGGGCCGGGATCCACGTGCCGCTCGACGATTCCCTCCCACTGCCCCAGGACCCGGAGGACCGCGTGCTCGCGATCGACGCGGCCCTCCAGAAGCTCTCCACGCTGAGCGAACGCCAGGCGCGCATGGTTGAGGCGCGCTTCTTCGGTGGGCTGGACGTCCCCGCGACAGCGCAGCTGCTCAACGTGTCAGAAGCCACGATCCAGCGGGATTGGCGACTCGCGCGAGCGTGGCTGGCTGTTGAGCTGGCTGACGCCGGACGCCAGCCGTGA
- the msrP gene encoding protein-methionine-sulfoxide reductase catalytic subunit MsrP has protein sequence MTSYNNFYEFGTGKDDPKPNAKNFRTKPWSVKVEGMVAKPATYNLEDFLKPHKVEDRIYRHRCVEAWSMVIPWMGFPMADLVKRVQPLGSAKYIQFTTALDPQQMPGVRFPVLDWPYVEGLRLDEAMHPLTMMVVGVYGKMLPNQNGAPLRHIVPWKYGFKSCKSIVSIKFTDQMPATAWSVATPDEYGFYANVNPTVDHPRWTQARERRIGELRRRETLMFNGYTQVASLYSGMDLRKNF, from the coding sequence GTGACCTCGTACAACAACTTTTACGAGTTCGGGACGGGGAAGGACGACCCCAAGCCCAACGCGAAGAATTTCCGGACCAAGCCGTGGTCGGTGAAGGTCGAGGGGATGGTCGCGAAGCCGGCGACCTACAACCTCGAGGACTTCCTGAAGCCGCATAAGGTCGAGGACCGGATCTACCGCCACCGCTGCGTCGAGGCGTGGTCGATGGTGATCCCGTGGATGGGCTTCCCGATGGCCGACCTGGTCAAGCGCGTGCAACCGTTAGGCTCGGCAAAGTACATCCAGTTCACCACGGCGCTCGATCCGCAGCAGATGCCCGGGGTGCGTTTTCCCGTATTGGATTGGCCGTATGTGGAAGGGCTGCGCCTGGACGAGGCGATGCACCCGCTGACCATGATGGTCGTGGGCGTCTACGGAAAGATGTTGCCCAACCAGAATGGCGCTCCGCTGCGCCACATCGTGCCGTGGAAGTACGGGTTCAAGAGCTGCAAGTCGATCGTGAGCATCAAGTTCACGGACCAGATGCCGGCGACCGCGTGGTCCGTGGCGACGCCCGATGAGTACGGGTTCTACGCCAACGTCAACCCGACGGTCGATCACCCGCGCTGGACGCAGGCACGTGAGCGACGCATCGGTGAGCTGCGCCGCCGCGAGACGCTGATGTTCAACGGGTACACGCAAGTCGCGTCGTTGTACTCGGGGATGGACCTGAGGAAGAACTTCTAG
- a CDS encoding sulfoxide reductase heme-binding subunit YedZ, with protein MAEAVAPNGSGEVRAAREVSAARVDGSRPRGFRPPGWLHPVVVVAALVPFGWVCWAFYSDLVNNTRLLTSEPIKEAEHFTGKWALRYLLTCLAVTPIMRLAKVGWLVKYRRTFGLLAFFYAVVHLGIYFGLDIELMWSNLVEDVAERLYITLGMLGLLLMVPLAVTSTKGWIRRMGNRRWTALHRLVYVSAVLGCIHFYMAVKRDVTEPLIFMGILALSLGLRWRWSRAGR; from the coding sequence ATGGCAGAAGCGGTGGCCCCGAACGGATCGGGCGAGGTACGAGCAGCACGGGAGGTCAGCGCGGCACGCGTTGACGGTTCCCGACCGCGCGGCTTTAGGCCGCCAGGATGGCTCCACCCGGTGGTGGTGGTCGCCGCCCTGGTGCCCTTTGGCTGGGTGTGCTGGGCGTTCTACTCGGACCTCGTGAACAACACGCGACTCCTCACCTCGGAGCCGATCAAGGAGGCCGAGCATTTCACCGGCAAGTGGGCGCTGCGTTACTTGCTCACCTGCCTGGCCGTGACCCCCATCATGCGGCTCGCGAAGGTCGGCTGGCTGGTGAAGTACCGGCGCACCTTCGGCCTCCTCGCGTTCTTCTACGCGGTCGTGCACCTGGGGATCTACTTCGGGCTCGACATCGAGCTGATGTGGTCCAACTTGGTCGAGGACGTGGCGGAGCGGCTGTACATCACGCTCGGGATGCTCGGCCTCCTGCTCATGGTCCCGCTCGCCGTCACGAGTACCAAGGGCTGGATCCGCCGGATGGGAAATCGCCGCTGGACGGCGCTGCATCGCCTGGTCTATGTATCGGCGGTCCTCGGGTGCATTCATTTCTACATGGCCGTGAAGCGGGATGTCACCGAGCCGCTCATCTTCATGGGGATCCTGGCACTTTCCCTGGGCCTCCGGTGGCGCTGGTCCCGCGCGGGCCGCTGA
- a CDS encoding ABC transporter permease, whose amino-acid sequence MSTLLHDIRSARRLLTKNPAFTLVAVLTLGLGIGLNTAVFSVIDALLLRPLPGARAPEELVQLYRRWPGIEYGSWGPLNLRDVRERTKDVFQDAAIWNFTPLALSADGRTQRVFGTMVSANFFTVLGATAARGRTFVPSEDDTPGANPYVILSHSAWQGSFGGDPQVIGKSIILNGAPFEVVGIMPEDFSGPLPVVNAAMWVPLSQVATIDPSNRTALTTYDNNFMQVIARLRDGVTAEQATARLAAVNAQLISELPDEYRNGSFMVVPQNEAGIHPSMRGAQVGLSAVVMAVVVMLLLIACVNVANLFLARARDRWREMAVRLSLGARRGVIIRQLLIESLLFALVAGAVGVAIAAWAMSFLNRIQLPMDVTISADLRLSMPVLAFTLVATAVTGILFGLAPALQATRPALIPALKGEAPAGDSRSRASRTLVVAQMALSMLLLICSGLFLRNLRAATAVDKGFEGGNVLMADLQPELQGYSRARAGQLYQTLVERLSAAPGVVAVSYDENLPLGLNNSQTGVQVPGYTPAEDEQMSIDYDVVSPEYFTAMGIRVARGRGFTVADDSTSQRVMVVNERFAERFWPGQDAVGKSVRARGQDHVIIGVVPTGKYRSLGEAPLAYAYYAKLQSRGIDATLQIRTTGDPSLLIPTLRTEVAAFDPAMPVSNVRTLNSHLGLALMPARLAGGALGVFGILGLILASVGIYGVMSYSVAQRTREIGIRMAIGAARGEVVGLVMRQGLQLVGLGAGIGIVLALAATRLIRGMLYGESPLDPVTFIGVPLLLGAVAALAILIPARRAAGVDPVRAIRTE is encoded by the coding sequence ATGTCGACCCTGCTCCACGACATCCGGTCCGCGCGACGCCTCCTCACCAAGAACCCGGCGTTCACCCTTGTCGCCGTCCTGACTCTCGGGCTCGGCATCGGGCTCAACACCGCGGTGTTTTCGGTGATCGATGCCCTGCTGCTGCGCCCGTTGCCGGGCGCGCGCGCCCCCGAGGAGCTGGTCCAGTTGTACCGGCGCTGGCCGGGGATCGAGTATGGGTCCTGGGGGCCGCTCAACCTGCGGGATGTGCGGGAGCGGACCAAGGACGTCTTCCAGGACGCCGCGATCTGGAACTTCACCCCGCTCGCCCTGTCGGCCGATGGCCGCACGCAGCGCGTCTTTGGCACGATGGTCTCGGCAAACTTCTTCACCGTGTTGGGGGCGACCGCCGCCCGTGGCCGCACCTTCGTTCCGTCCGAGGATGACACGCCGGGCGCGAACCCCTATGTAATCCTGAGTCATTCCGCCTGGCAGGGGTCCTTTGGCGGGGATCCGCAGGTCATTGGCAAGTCGATCATCCTCAACGGGGCCCCGTTCGAGGTCGTGGGGATCATGCCCGAGGACTTCAGTGGCCCGCTGCCGGTAGTGAATGCGGCGATGTGGGTGCCGCTCTCCCAGGTCGCGACGATTGATCCGTCCAATCGCACGGCCCTCACGACGTATGACAACAATTTCATGCAGGTGATCGCGCGCTTGCGCGACGGCGTCACCGCCGAGCAGGCGACCGCCAGGCTTGCCGCCGTCAACGCGCAGTTGATCAGCGAATTGCCCGACGAATACCGCAACGGCTCGTTCATGGTGGTCCCGCAGAACGAGGCGGGCATCCATCCCTCCATGCGCGGAGCGCAGGTCGGGCTGTCCGCCGTCGTGATGGCGGTGGTCGTGATGCTGCTGCTGATCGCGTGCGTGAACGTGGCCAACCTGTTCCTGGCGCGGGCCCGCGATCGCTGGCGCGAGATGGCCGTCCGGTTGTCGTTAGGCGCACGCCGTGGCGTCATCATCCGGCAGCTGCTCATCGAGAGCCTGCTCTTCGCCCTCGTGGCCGGCGCCGTAGGGGTGGCGATCGCGGCGTGGGCGATGTCGTTCCTCAATCGCATCCAACTGCCGATGGATGTGACCATCAGCGCGGACCTGCGGCTGTCCATGCCGGTGCTCGCGTTCACCCTGGTCGCGACCGCCGTCACGGGCATCCTCTTTGGCCTCGCGCCGGCCCTGCAGGCCACGCGACCCGCCCTCATTCCCGCCCTCAAGGGCGAAGCGCCAGCCGGGGACAGCCGCTCCCGGGCAAGTCGAACACTGGTGGTGGCGCAGATGGCGCTCTCCATGCTTCTGCTCATCTGTTCCGGGCTGTTCCTGCGCAACCTGCGGGCGGCCACGGCGGTCGATAAGGGATTCGAGGGCGGCAACGTCCTGATGGCCGACCTGCAGCCTGAGCTGCAGGGGTACTCGCGCGCCCGCGCGGGACAGCTCTACCAGACTCTCGTGGAGCGCCTGTCGGCCGCGCCCGGCGTGGTCGCGGTCAGCTACGACGAAAACCTGCCGCTCGGACTCAACAACTCGCAGACTGGGGTCCAGGTGCCAGGTTACACCCCGGCCGAGGACGAACAGATGTCGATCGACTACGACGTCGTCTCGCCGGAGTACTTCACGGCCATGGGCATCCGGGTAGCGCGTGGGCGGGGCTTCACGGTCGCGGACGACTCGACGAGCCAGCGCGTGATGGTCGTCAACGAACGCTTCGCCGAGCGGTTCTGGCCCGGCCAGGACGCGGTGGGGAAATCGGTGCGGGCCCGCGGACAGGACCACGTCATCATCGGGGTGGTCCCCACGGGCAAGTACCGCTCGTTAGGTGAGGCCCCCCTGGCGTATGCCTACTACGCCAAGCTCCAGTCCCGCGGCATCGACGCCACACTCCAGATCCGCACCACGGGAGATCCCTCGCTGCTCATCCCCACGCTGCGCACCGAGGTCGCGGCCTTCGATCCGGCCATGCCCGTGTCCAACGTGCGCACCCTCAACAGCCACCTCGGACTGGCGTTGATGCCGGCCCGACTCGCCGGCGGCGCGCTTGGGGTGTTCGGGATCCTCGGCCTCATCCTGGCGTCGGTGGGGATTTATGGGGTCATGTCGTACAGCGTGGCCCAGCGCACGCGGGAAATCGGGATCCGGATGGCCATCGGCGCGGCGCGTGGCGAGGTGGTGGGCCTGGTGATGCGACAGGGGCTTCAACTGGTCGGGCTGGGAGCGGGGATCGGGATCGTGCTCGCCCTCGCCGCGACCCGGTTGATTCGCGGGATGCTGTACGGCGAGAGTCCCCTCGACCCGGTGACCTTTATCGGCGTCCCGCTGCTGCTCGGCGCCGTCGCCGCCCTCGCGATCCTGATCCCGGCGCGTCGCGCGGCCGGCGTCGACCCGGTCAGGGCAATCCGCACGGAGTAG
- a CDS encoding FecR domain-containing protein encodes MSLSIPGLTADLLSKLKSGDLGALETLFRAAFPSLMAKAKETLGDDGAAARVVERLIPKLFADRASFTSPADLTAMLDGALHEAAVRERSRLAGIRKRDDGKSASSGPAPTVDDVWGKVINVIKGPSAEALAQAEQMKDKLRHEAGGHIREMTKQRPIWVPMLAGLGLLGAVALGGYLFAKSGEKGRLARQISNAVKDIKTGTGQRGNVKLDDGSEAMFGAETRVTLPDEFNELARGVGLEGSAEFTPAAHASLPFQVLAGNVMFTAAPSSKFALRRYKDDEYVIARVKEGSLTVEVQEPNESTQQLTAGQTVLVRPDGSTAQPTEAQLNEAFGYVDGTFAIDQKPLRHTLAMIKRWYGTEMFLEDTTMGAQVVSMTAPLTSTTDAIKSVETASGLFFGWEGQTMVLKKPKK; translated from the coding sequence ATGTCCCTCTCGATTCCCGGTCTCACCGCCGACCTGCTCTCCAAGTTGAAGAGCGGAGACCTTGGCGCCCTGGAGACACTCTTTCGTGCCGCCTTTCCGTCCCTGATGGCCAAGGCGAAGGAGACTCTCGGTGATGACGGCGCTGCGGCGCGCGTCGTCGAGCGACTCATTCCCAAGTTGTTCGCGGATCGTGCCAGCTTCACGAGCCCCGCTGACCTCACCGCGATGCTGGACGGCGCGCTGCACGAGGCCGCCGTACGTGAACGCAGCCGCCTTGCCGGTATCCGCAAGCGGGACGACGGAAAGTCCGCGTCGAGCGGACCGGCGCCCACGGTGGACGACGTGTGGGGCAAGGTCATCAACGTCATCAAGGGCCCCAGCGCCGAAGCGCTCGCGCAGGCCGAGCAGATGAAGGACAAGCTGCGTCACGAGGCTGGTGGTCACATCCGCGAGATGACCAAGCAGCGGCCGATTTGGGTGCCGATGCTCGCCGGACTCGGCCTCCTCGGTGCCGTCGCCCTTGGGGGCTACCTGTTCGCGAAGTCCGGCGAAAAGGGCCGGCTCGCGCGGCAGATCTCGAATGCCGTCAAGGACATCAAGACCGGCACAGGCCAGCGCGGCAACGTCAAGCTGGACGACGGCTCCGAAGCGATGTTCGGCGCCGAGACCCGGGTCACCCTGCCTGACGAGTTCAATGAACTCGCGCGCGGGGTCGGCCTGGAGGGATCCGCGGAGTTCACCCCGGCCGCCCACGCGTCCCTGCCGTTCCAGGTGTTGGCAGGGAACGTGATGTTCACCGCCGCCCCGTCGTCCAAGTTTGCGCTCCGGCGGTACAAGGATGACGAGTACGTGATCGCGCGCGTGAAGGAAGGCTCGCTGACGGTCGAGGTGCAGGAGCCCAACGAGAGCACGCAGCAGCTCACTGCGGGCCAGACCGTGCTCGTGCGTCCGGACGGATCCACCGCGCAGCCGACCGAAGCGCAGCTCAACGAGGCGTTCGGTTACGTCGACGGGACGTTCGCGATCGACCAGAAGCCGCTGCGCCACACGCTGGCCATGATCAAGCGTTGGTATGGCACGGAGATGTTCCTCGAGGACACGACGATGGGGGCGCAGGTGGTGTCGATGACCGCTCCGCTGACGTCCACCACGGATGCCATCAAGTCGGTGGAAACGGCCTCGGGGCTCTTCTTCGGCTGGGAGGGCCAGACGATGGTCCTCAAGAAGCCCAAGAAGTAG